One window of Brachybacterium ginsengisoli genomic DNA carries:
- a CDS encoding ABC transporter substrate-binding protein, translating into MTSSLHLPPRFGRRSLLGLGALGAGAMGLAACGGPEIGGGDGGGGASEEADVDFSGVDPAKKIDFWTSHPGGSQEVEATLIKGFTEETGIEVNQVTAGSNYEEIAQKFQTAQAANSGLPAVVVLSDVWWFRYFINGNIIPIDTLVEQLEIDLSDYRDSLVQDYQYDDHQWALPYGRSTPLFYYNKEHFADAGLPDQSPETWEEFAEWAPKLTQGETAYMYPDLAGYAGWTLQNLLWGQNAAWSDEWDITCNSKEAVTALQWVQDSVFSDGWAQVASSDSADTFAAGVCSTTIASTGSLVGVLESSSFDVGVGFLPGGTADGPVCPTGGAGLGIPAAISKEEQLAGAMLIEYMGRPESTVAFSAATGYMPVRKSADLTELVKKTPQIQTAVDQLEVTRPQDFARVFLPGADQEMAKSIAEIVTAEGDVQEAMDGLKETLEGIYTKEIEPKLS; encoded by the coding sequence ATGACCAGCTCGCTCCACCTTCCCCCGCGATTCGGCCGACGCTCCCTGCTCGGCCTCGGTGCGCTCGGCGCCGGGGCGATGGGTCTCGCCGCCTGCGGCGGGCCCGAGATCGGCGGCGGTGACGGCGGCGGGGGCGCCTCGGAGGAGGCCGACGTCGACTTCTCCGGCGTCGACCCCGCGAAGAAGATCGACTTCTGGACCAGCCACCCCGGCGGATCCCAGGAGGTCGAGGCCACCCTCATCAAGGGCTTCACCGAGGAGACCGGCATCGAGGTCAACCAGGTGACCGCCGGCTCGAACTACGAGGAGATCGCCCAGAAGTTCCAGACCGCGCAGGCCGCGAACTCGGGCCTGCCCGCCGTGGTGGTCCTCTCGGACGTGTGGTGGTTCCGCTACTTCATCAACGGGAACATCATCCCGATCGACACCCTCGTCGAGCAGCTCGAGATCGACCTGTCCGACTACCGCGACTCGCTCGTGCAGGACTACCAGTACGACGACCACCAGTGGGCGCTGCCCTACGGCCGCTCGACGCCGCTGTTCTACTACAACAAGGAGCACTTCGCGGACGCGGGCCTGCCCGACCAGTCCCCGGAGACCTGGGAGGAGTTCGCCGAGTGGGCGCCGAAGCTCACCCAGGGCGAGACCGCGTACATGTACCCCGACCTCGCCGGCTACGCGGGCTGGACCCTGCAGAACCTGCTGTGGGGCCAGAACGCCGCGTGGTCGGACGAGTGGGACATCACCTGCAACTCGAAGGAGGCCGTCACGGCCCTCCAGTGGGTCCAGGACTCCGTGTTCTCCGACGGCTGGGCGCAGGTCGCCTCGAGCGACTCGGCGGACACCTTCGCCGCCGGCGTGTGCTCGACGACCATCGCCTCGACCGGCTCGCTCGTGGGCGTGCTCGAGTCCTCCTCCTTCGACGTGGGCGTGGGCTTCCTGCCCGGCGGCACGGCCGACGGGCCCGTGTGTCCCACCGGCGGCGCTGGCCTGGGCATCCCCGCGGCGATCAGCAAGGAGGAGCAGCTGGCCGGCGCCATGCTCATCGAGTACATGGGTCGTCCCGAGAGCACGGTCGCCTTCTCCGCGGCGACCGGCTACATGCCGGTGCGCAAGAGCGCGGACCTCACCGAGCTGGTGAAGAAGACCCCGCAGATCCAGACCGCGGTGGACCAGCTCGAGGTCACCCGTCCCCAGGACTTCGCCCGCGTCTTCCTCCCCGGTGCGGACCAGGAGATGGCGAAGTCGATCGCCGAGATCGTCACCGCCGAGGGTGACGTCCAGGAGGCGATGGACGGGCTCAAGGAGACCCTCGAGGGCATCTACACCAAGGAGATCGAGCCGAAGCTGTCCTGA
- a CDS encoding glycogen debranching N-terminal domain-containing protein, whose protein sequence is MPAATTPRPAPHATPPGLGTERPVQVHQPFVHDLAGVFHAPVQAWSQSDGAITGQGAEGVYVGDTRVVSTMRCTPDGAVLTPLSTQVRSAREVEFRDVVSRTDGSGDPQLTLRRTRRADADGISEELRLVSDADEPRSLRLRLGLVTDGASMSEVKDPGLLATSTDPRPDAAPAGTGARWAIGADGGAARLELGDGADELQVAGAVVTWSLVLEVPPRGEAADSWRLSLGDPAVPFVAASPAGIPASTASSVSSPEARAVGRLLERSLADLDALRLEVPGDPDQAFFAAGAPWFFTLFGRDSLIAASLALPVDPRTAETTLRTLARRQGTATDPVTAEQPGKILHEVRAAGMEMADAHLPPVYFGTIDATPLWIELLHEARQAGLPDEVLAELRPALEGTATWLLEHADADGDGLLEYIDESGHGLANQGWKDSGDSIRFADGTLAEGTIAPAEVQGYAYAAALHAADLLERTLGDAGTVEAPNAAAAPPTDLPSRLRAWAQRLRDRFHDAFWCEDELGPFIALALDGGKRPVDGVASNMGHLLGTGLLDAAQEQIVVDRLLHPSTLSGYGIRTLSTTNGGYGPLRYHAGSVWTHDTAMVLRGMLRSGFEEQARVLARGLLRAAEGFDQRLPELFSGEDAATAIRPVPYPASCRPQAWAAAAAVPLAQALGAL, encoded by the coding sequence ATGCCCGCCGCGACCACCCCTCGGCCCGCTCCGCACGCCACCCCGCCGGGACTCGGCACCGAGCGCCCGGTGCAGGTCCACCAGCCGTTCGTCCATGACCTCGCCGGGGTGTTCCACGCCCCCGTGCAGGCCTGGTCGCAGAGCGACGGCGCGATCACCGGCCAGGGCGCTGAGGGCGTCTACGTCGGCGACACCCGCGTGGTCTCCACGATGCGCTGCACACCGGACGGCGCGGTGCTCACGCCGCTGAGCACCCAGGTGCGCTCGGCGCGGGAGGTCGAGTTCCGCGACGTGGTCTCGCGGACCGACGGATCGGGCGACCCCCAGCTCACGCTGCGCCGCACCCGGCGCGCCGACGCCGACGGGATCTCCGAGGAGCTGCGCCTCGTCTCGGACGCCGACGAGCCCCGGAGCCTCCGCCTGCGCCTCGGTCTCGTCACCGACGGGGCGTCGATGTCCGAGGTGAAGGATCCGGGGCTGCTCGCCACCTCGACGGACCCGCGCCCGGACGCCGCACCGGCGGGCACCGGGGCACGCTGGGCGATCGGGGCCGACGGCGGCGCGGCGCGCCTCGAGCTCGGCGACGGGGCCGACGAGCTGCAGGTGGCCGGGGCCGTGGTGACCTGGAGCCTGGTGCTCGAGGTGCCCCCGCGCGGAGAGGCCGCCGACTCCTGGCGGCTCTCCCTCGGCGATCCCGCCGTGCCCTTCGTCGCGGCGAGTCCGGCGGGGATCCCGGCATCGACCGCATCCTCCGTCTCCTCCCCCGAGGCCCGCGCCGTCGGTCGGCTGCTCGAGCGCTCCCTCGCGGACCTCGACGCGCTGCGCCTGGAGGTCCCCGGGGACCCCGACCAGGCGTTCTTCGCCGCCGGCGCGCCCTGGTTCTTCACCCTGTTCGGCCGCGACTCGCTGATCGCCGCCTCGCTCGCCCTGCCGGTGGACCCGCGGACCGCTGAGACCACCCTGCGCACCCTCGCCCGGCGCCAGGGCACCGCGACCGACCCGGTCACCGCGGAGCAGCCGGGCAAGATCCTTCACGAGGTGCGCGCGGCGGGCATGGAGATGGCGGATGCGCACCTGCCCCCGGTCTACTTCGGGACGATCGATGCGACGCCGCTGTGGATCGAGCTGCTCCACGAGGCGCGGCAGGCAGGGCTGCCCGACGAGGTGCTCGCCGAGCTGCGGCCCGCGCTCGAGGGGACGGCCACCTGGCTGCTCGAGCACGCCGATGCCGACGGCGACGGACTGCTCGAGTACATCGACGAGTCCGGGCACGGGCTCGCCAACCAGGGATGGAAGGACTCCGGGGACTCGATCCGCTTCGCAGACGGCACCCTCGCCGAGGGCACGATCGCCCCGGCCGAGGTGCAGGGCTACGCCTACGCCGCCGCCCTCCACGCCGCCGACCTGCTCGAGCGGACGCTCGGGGACGCCGGAACCGTCGAGGCGCCGAACGCGGCAGCCGCACCGCCCACCGACCTCCCCTCCCGGCTGCGCGCCTGGGCGCAGCGACTGCGGGATCGGTTCCACGACGCCTTCTGGTGCGAGGACGAGCTGGGACCGTTCATCGCCCTCGCCCTGGACGGGGGCAAGCGACCGGTGGACGGCGTCGCCTCGAACATGGGGCACCTGCTCGGGACCGGTCTGCTCGATGCCGCGCAGGAGCAGATCGTGGTGGACCGCCTCCTGCACCCCAGCACGCTCTCCGGCTACGGGATCCGCACGCTGTCCACCACGAACGGGGGCTACGGGCCGCTGCGGTATCACGCGGGCAGCGTGTGGACCCACGACACCGCGATGGTCCTGCGGGGCATGCTCCGCAGCGGCTTCGAGGAGCAGGCGCGGGTGCTGGCCCGCGGCCTGCTGCGGGCGGCCGAGGGGTTCGACCAGCGCCTGCCGGAGCTCTTCAGCGGAGAGGACGCCGCGACGGCGATCCGACCCGTGCCCTACCCGGCCTCCTGCCGACCCCAGGCCTGGGCCGCCGCCGCAGCCGTCCCTCTCGCCCAGGCGCTCGGCGCGCTCTGA
- a CDS encoding carbohydrate ABC transporter permease — protein MSRRARRDALVFLAFATPNLVLIAMFTYRPLILNIQYSMLDWTLGSRSASFIGLGNYLEFFTSDEGLESLRITAIFTLLTVGGAMVLGLLIALALNIDIPGRTVARSAVFAPYVLSGVGVGLVWLFIFDPNFGVLAWILRQLGLGSPQWFLDPDMSLVMVIVVYVWKNLGYCAIVYLGGLQSLSQDVMQAAQIDGAGAVRRFFSIALPLLSPTTFFLLITTTLNSLQAFDLLRIMTPTGRGTNTMIFESYLQAFGGYSRAGYSATISVLLFVILLVMTVAQILFVEKKVHYS, from the coding sequence ATGAGCCGCCGCGCACGCCGCGACGCCCTCGTGTTCCTGGCCTTCGCCACCCCGAACCTCGTGCTCATCGCGATGTTCACCTACCGCCCGCTGATCCTGAACATCCAGTACTCGATGCTGGACTGGACCCTCGGCTCCCGCAGCGCGAGCTTCATCGGGCTGGGGAACTACCTCGAGTTCTTCACCTCCGACGAGGGCCTGGAGAGCCTGCGGATCACCGCGATCTTCACCCTCCTCACGGTGGGCGGGGCGATGGTGCTGGGCCTGCTGATCGCCCTGGCGCTGAACATCGACATCCCCGGTCGTACCGTCGCACGCTCAGCTGTTTTCGCGCCGTACGTGCTCTCGGGTGTGGGCGTGGGCCTGGTGTGGCTGTTCATCTTCGACCCGAACTTCGGGGTGCTCGCCTGGATCCTGCGGCAGCTGGGGCTGGGGAGCCCGCAGTGGTTCCTGGATCCGGACATGTCGCTGGTGATGGTGATCGTCGTGTACGTCTGGAAGAACCTCGGCTACTGCGCGATCGTCTACCTGGGCGGGCTGCAGTCGCTCTCGCAGGACGTCATGCAGGCCGCGCAGATCGACGGGGCGGGCGCGGTGCGCCGCTTCTTCAGCATCGCCCTGCCGCTGCTCTCGCCCACCACTTTCTTCCTGCTGATCACCACCACGCTGAACAGCCTCCAGGCCTTCGACCTGCTGCGGATCATGACGCCCACCGGGCGCGGCACGAACACGATGATCTTCGAGTCCTACCTGCAGGCGTTCGGCGGCTACTCGCGCGCCGGCTACTCCGCCACGATCTCGGTGCTGCTGTTCGTGATCCTCCTGGTCATGACCGTCGCGCAGATCCTCTTCGTCGAGAAGAAGGTGCACTACTCATGA
- a CDS encoding FGGY-family carbohydrate kinase, with protein MAARTDAVLGVDIGTASTKGVLVGLDGEILRSTVREHEVQRPSPGHVEMDAEIWWSEFLSITRELTDPGDVEVTAVGVSGMGPCVLLTDEHGTPVRPAILYGVDTRAEQQIEQITRVLGKEEILAHCGALLTSQAAGPKVRWVLEKEPEVYARARRLFMPASFLAHRLTGEYVLDRTSASQSVPLYSLRRQDWHADWPEHVAPGLELPRLTWMGEAAGTVTPALAAELPALPAGIPVISGSIDAWTEAVSVGATRPGDLMLMYGTTTFLIATTDEPVASRTLWPTSGTAEGTYSLAGGMAASGAITGWLRDLTGEHDFTALVAEAEQSPPGAHGLVMLPYFAGERSPIADPSARGVVAGLTLDHTRGDLYRAALEAAAYGVRHHLETLEASGLPVERAIAVGGGAGRDLWPQIVSDVTGLSQQIPRSTVGASYGGARLAAELAHGLDTSAWNPADHLVVPDPSRRERYDELYRLYRELYPATRDIAHALARMQQG; from the coding sequence ATGGCAGCACGGACGGACGCGGTTCTCGGCGTCGACATCGGCACCGCGAGCACGAAGGGCGTGCTGGTGGGCCTCGACGGCGAGATCCTGCGCAGCACCGTGCGGGAGCACGAGGTGCAGCGCCCCTCCCCCGGGCATGTGGAGATGGACGCCGAGATCTGGTGGAGCGAGTTCCTCTCGATCACCCGCGAGCTCACGGACCCCGGCGACGTCGAGGTCACCGCCGTCGGCGTCTCCGGGATGGGGCCGTGCGTCCTGCTGACCGACGAGCACGGCACCCCGGTGCGCCCCGCGATCCTCTACGGCGTCGACACCCGGGCCGAGCAGCAGATCGAGCAGATCACCCGCGTGCTCGGCAAGGAGGAGATCCTCGCGCACTGCGGCGCCCTGCTCACTTCGCAGGCCGCCGGGCCGAAGGTGCGCTGGGTGCTCGAGAAGGAGCCCGAGGTCTACGCCCGGGCCCGCCGCCTGTTCATGCCGGCGTCCTTCCTGGCGCACCGGCTCACCGGCGAGTACGTCCTGGACCGCACCAGCGCCAGCCAGTCCGTCCCCCTGTACAGCCTGCGGCGCCAGGACTGGCACGCGGACTGGCCCGAGCACGTCGCCCCCGGTCTCGAGCTGCCGCGACTGACCTGGATGGGCGAGGCGGCCGGCACCGTGACCCCCGCCCTCGCGGCCGAGCTCCCCGCCCTGCCGGCCGGGATCCCGGTGATCAGCGGGTCGATCGACGCCTGGACCGAGGCCGTCAGCGTGGGCGCCACCCGCCCCGGGGACCTGATGCTCATGTACGGGACCACCACCTTCCTCATCGCCACCACCGACGAGCCGGTCGCGAGCCGCACCCTCTGGCCCACCTCGGGCACCGCCGAGGGCACCTACAGCCTCGCCGGCGGCATGGCCGCCTCCGGCGCGATCACCGGCTGGCTGCGCGATCTCACCGGCGAGCACGACTTCACTGCCCTCGTGGCCGAGGCGGAGCAGAGCCCTCCCGGGGCCCACGGCCTGGTGATGCTCCCCTACTTCGCCGGCGAGCGCTCCCCCATCGCGGACCCGTCGGCCCGCGGCGTGGTGGCCGGGCTGACCCTCGACCACACCCGCGGGGACCTGTACCGCGCGGCGCTCGAGGCCGCGGCGTACGGCGTGCGCCACCATCTGGAGACCCTCGAGGCCTCCGGCCTGCCCGTCGAGCGCGCGATCGCCGTGGGCGGCGGTGCGGGCCGCGACCTCTGGCCGCAGATCGTCTCCGACGTCACCGGGCTCAGCCAGCAGATCCCGCGCAGCACCGTCGGCGCCTCCTACGGCGGGGCGCGCCTGGCCGCCGAGCTCGCGCACGGCCTGGACACCTCCGCCTGGAATCCGGCGGACCACCTCGTGGTCCCCGACCCGTCGCGTCGCGAGCGCTACGACGAGCTGTACCGCCTGTACCGCGAGCTCTACCCCGCCACCCGCGACATCGCCCACGCCCTGGCCCGGATGCAGCAGGGCTGA
- a CDS encoding carbohydrate ABC transporter permease: MSAPTRPTGTGAGRGAEDAERPVVRRRDNGPFSRQNLWATLTGGYLPLVLATLVMVLPLLWMMVSSLKAPQEILSTSLVVLPAEPSLANYERAWNSVPIPRFFLNSVIVTSIGASIKVLLAIFTAYALVFVRFPFKRVIFVLILVALMVPPQVSILPNYVLIAGLGGVNTYWGIILPGLGTAFGTFLLRQFFLTIPPTMLEAAELDGAGHLRTLFSVVVPISVPTVATVALVTIVTEWNDYIWPLIITSEASRMTLPVGLTALSNSEGNTGSGWGILMAGTVLVIAPVLLVFAMLQRHIVSGLTQGSVTG, encoded by the coding sequence ATGAGCGCCCCCACCCGACCCACCGGGACCGGCGCCGGCCGCGGCGCCGAGGATGCCGAGCGCCCCGTCGTTCGCCGTCGGGACAACGGTCCCTTCTCCCGCCAGAACCTCTGGGCCACCCTCACCGGCGGCTACCTCCCGCTGGTGCTCGCCACGCTCGTGATGGTGCTGCCGCTGCTGTGGATGATGGTCAGCTCCCTCAAGGCGCCCCAGGAGATCCTCTCCACCTCGCTGGTGGTGCTGCCCGCAGAGCCCTCGCTGGCCAACTACGAGCGGGCCTGGAACTCGGTCCCCATCCCGCGGTTCTTCCTGAACTCGGTGATCGTCACGAGCATCGGCGCGAGCATCAAGGTGCTGCTGGCGATCTTCACCGCCTATGCGCTGGTGTTCGTGCGCTTCCCCTTCAAACGCGTCATCTTCGTGCTGATCCTGGTGGCGCTCATGGTCCCGCCGCAGGTCTCGATCCTGCCCAACTACGTGCTGATCGCGGGTCTCGGAGGGGTGAACACCTACTGGGGGATCATCCTGCCGGGGCTCGGCACCGCCTTCGGCACCTTCCTGCTGCGACAGTTCTTCCTCACCATCCCGCCCACCATGCTCGAGGCGGCGGAGCTGGACGGTGCCGGGCATCTGCGCACCCTCTTCTCGGTGGTCGTGCCGATCTCGGTGCCGACGGTCGCGACCGTCGCCCTGGTCACGATCGTCACCGAGTGGAACGACTACATCTGGCCCCTCATCATCACCTCCGAGGCCAGCCGGATGACCCTCCCGGTGGGCCTGACGGCGCTGAGCAACTCCGAGGGCAACACCGGCTCGGGCTGGGGCATCCTCATGGCCGGCACGGTGCTGGTCATCGCTCCCGTCCTCCTCGTCTTCGCGATGCTGCAGCGGCACATCGTCTCCGGCCTCACCCAAGGCAGCGTGACCGGCTGA